The Helianthus annuus cultivar XRQ/B chromosome 15, HanXRQr2.0-SUNRISE, whole genome shotgun sequence genomic sequence aaaaaggaaaccctaattgagaaacccaagtaattctacattaaccctaaaattttcagaacaatcggaatcaggatcagggcccctaaaactcagtgGGGGTAAACCCTAGTCGGTAATATCCTTACAGTTTGCTGTAGGAATTGAATTACGTCGAAATCTGACTCACCAAAGCTATAAAAGACACGCACATACTCTACCCTAGAAgtgacccgtcgcgccacgcgacaggaatAAGAGgacccctcgcgtggcgcgagggggacggttttccagctataaatagaggactTTGGGACTGGCTTCTGTGCATTggttcgacgaagaaattcgctTCAGGCACCGATTTCTGTTctgtttatcacaattaacacacacggatcactaatcgacgccgcaatcagggtattagcacaatcgctgctacgattcattttccgacgatcaatatatccaatcgatgtttaagtgccgcccacattagggttatactttgtcgttcgtcgttaattcgatggatgaagtatcgcactttgtcgttcgttgtgagaatttgatctcgtgagttatcgtaaatgctggaTTGATTACTAACCCAGAATTGTGTGCTTGTTATTAAACTTAggataaaaggctaatcagtaggctaggctctgcctgtataaatctgcaatatatcaaggcttatccgtagactaaactttggccgtatgaatctgcatgattatatgtgagtcattctctttttatcaaatgttttacaatactccaaattactttcaagagttataattacagggactaagtcgtggatatcttgaattattggctagtggggtattgtgcacattactaattttctcccagttaggttcattgacctacttgGGATAATCActgttaggttcattgacctacagGGATAATCATCGCTATTTAGGTTCATTgatctaatagtggtatgaccattgtcaccattgtgacagaaagccagataaataaaagatataaaccattgtaatcgctcttatgttgTAATTAATAACTACGCATCATTTTATGTAAATCGAATGATTCACtaagtatttcccgctgacaaaacctttttaaaacgcgtttcaggtaattacaatagattggagtaaggattggatccgacactgaaggacttcaagaagtggcttattttattaattaaatcaacttaagaaatattgtttttgggtttatcctGTATTAAAAGCTatctttgtaaaacatggaatttattccatctatttaaataaaaatccggtgtttctaaaacTCTGAtaattttcctaactcacggtcctgatgaaatttccgctgcaatgtttttaaaataatcaccggtaccacttgactgctcgcgacttccgattccggccaggatggggtcgggggtcgtgacacatACATGGTTAACGCATCACAACAGGAGATTGTTATGCGTTTTGCTGTTACCACCTAAATGGAGTCAATTCATTGAGTTGCTAAAGCATACCGGTGTTTTAGATAGGTTTTGTATTTATGAATTCGTTCAAAAGCTTGAGaacaagaatgaagaagaaattcgaaagGTAAAACGAATTCCAGTTCCACAAAACCCAGAGATGTACTTTGGAGGTATTAACACCACTGTTAGTACCAATCAGCAACTGAAGCTTCAAACAACATTTGTGTCAAATACAAATCCTTTTCTACCACCACCAAAACCACAAACCCAACAACAAGCTTCTCAACAAGCTTGTTATAGTAACAACAACACCACTCCATCTTCAAACCCTAACACCGTCAGACTTGATACCTCAAACTTTACTAAATTCAGTGTGGAAGTTGCCCGGGAACATATGGAACTTCTAAACACAATGGTAAGTGCTTATTGTGGAATAGTTGCTGGTCAAATTGGAAACATTAATTTGACAGATGACGACTATCAACAAATAGACAAGGatgagatggagctgatggatataaaatgggcgTTTGCAAGTGcggtgagaagagcaaaggattacATGCGTAGAACTGGAAGAACAAATTGGAGAGTAAACGGGATACAAAGCATGGTTTTGATAAAGATACTGttacatgcttcaactgtggtgagaaaggtcatttcaaaggAGAATGCACTCGACCTAGCAAACAAGGAAATCAAAATCCTTTCCGAAATCAATCAAGCTCATCCAACACAAATCAAGTCAACAATGAAAGGAGTATTGTAGCAGTTAACAACACAAGCAACTCAAACCAGTCTGGGCCTTCAAACTCAAACAGAGCCTTAGTAGTTCAAGCAGATGAAGGATGTGATTGGTCAGTTCAACTGGGAAATGGAGGAAATGGAGGAACCGCTTGTTATGCTAAGATCATTAATCACATAAAACATGTCCACAGAGAGGAATTTTCTGAAGGTGATGATAATTTTGGGTATAGCGGTAGTTCTGATGAGGAAAGCTCAAGTGTGGGTGATTATGGTTCGGATTCGGATGTAAAGGAAGGAATTGATGCTGAGGTTGGTAGTTTGCTAAAAGAAGCTGAGGAGCTGAAAAGCCAGAAATATGTGTTGATAAGGAAAGCTGAAGTTGTATCCAAAGAAATGGAAATTTTTTTCATCGAGGATGGATCTTCTTCTtatcaaactgcctttatggctaatgttggGGCTTCGACAAGTCAGGTACAAACCGACACTCCTAGTATATGCAATGATTGTGCAGATTTAAAACATAAGTTTGAAATAGTTAATAGTCACAATCAAAGGTTGGTAGTTGATCTTTCTAAAGGCAAGGAGGCAAGTCTGGCATTAAATCGAAATGAAAAAGAATtcaaatctgtaattgaaactcTTAAGAAAAGTGTTTCTGAGTTAACAAAACAGTTTTGAACAAATAAACGGGTATTAATAACTACATTTATATCATTGAGGAAACAAAAACGAAGtaagccattgccaaatgcgagcatgatgcaatcaagctcaaattggagagttattctaactcccgatatgTGCTAGATCACATCATAGAAGTTCAAAAGCTCAAGGGGGATGTCCAATGCATTGGTTATAATTCATGTCAACTACCTTTGAGACACAATTATACCAAATTACCTGACGAGGAGGAAATGCCACGCTTTGAACCATCTGTACCTCTTAATCCCGAAGAGTTTGCAGCAGGATTAGGGTTCAAACCAGACGTTTCCTTAGAGGAATCTAAAACGACAGAAAAGTCATCATCTGTTACGGAACAAATTCCTCCCGTAGTTGAGGATTATGATTCGTCAGATGATGAATCAAATGTATCTGGTCAAGATCAAACTCTTGACACGAAGAAAGGactagaaattccaattgagaatcatatcttacgtgatcctcctactcctgttgTGCAATCTGTCGAGGAACCtgttttttaacatttaaaagcaataatgtgttgtataccttgattggtgatgataaaatttactcaaacAAGGATTTCCCAAtaaaaaatgtcaatccatcctTGATTAATAAAGTTTTGGAAGATTCTACTAGTAAGTTTTTGGGTAAGTCGAACCGAGAGTTGTAGTAACTCAGTGTGATCCTATTCCAAAATCCAAAGTTAGAAAGCAATACGGGAATCAAAAATTACCAACCAAGAGACAACCAATCGCTTCTAAAAGTACACAATAGGAAAAACAAGCTCGAAAACCTAAGGTTACGCAACCAAGGGTTGAAGCAAAATGAGCTCGGAACAAGAAAAAGGTAAaggatgttaaatttgtagcctCAAACGGTACGGAtaaaattgaaacttttgaaaacaaatcaaatacAGATTTTgtccaacaagtcaagattttgaaacgtaacagtgataacaattacacccaacacacaaatgggtgtgatgatgGAACAAGTACCTCAAGGCCAAACTTTGACATCGGGTCATCAAACCAAATCTCCTATATTCGTTGAAAGGAgatcatgttttaaatgtggggagtTTGGTCACATAATTAAAACTTGTACAAACCCTCCAAAACCAAAGTTTGTTGAAAATGCCCCTCTTGAAAAGGATTACCAACGTTGTTCTGTGTCACCTAAACAAGACAAGCATACTGTTAAGAAACAAGAAGCAAAACAAAGACGCCAAAATGTCAAGGTAATCGAGAAGGCTTTAAAACCTGATGTTGTAGAAAAGGAACCAAGTTCGTCAAGCTCGTTAAAACCAGAAATGTCTAAATCTGTAAATAACAATCAATCTGGCAAACGTCAACAATCTTGGAAACCAAAAACCAGTACTGTTTCAGGGGGAGGCACACCATTTCCAAAACATCAAGAAATAGAAATCACATTTCGTGATGATAAGGGTCGACctaagtctatgaaggcttgggtccctctctccaactaatctctgaatgagtgtgcaggatgttccaggaggaactattgatagtcttaggattgttgatagtggagtgTCCATGTACAAGATCGGGGACATAAGGCTCTGAAACATAGTTACTTCTTGGAGaatattgttgcctttgatggagagagaaaaaagaaaagaagataatGTACGATGAATGAAGAAAGTTTGGCAAGTGTAATTCGTAACTTCGACAAGAAAATTCATGAGCCATAAGTTGTTTGTTTAAGGCTTTGATCGGGTCCACAGGATATATTAAAATGAAATGTACGCGCCTGCAGCACGTTTGAAGCTTTCCGAAGATTCATGGATTTTTCTTCCACAAGAAGTTCAAAGTCCACAAgatgaacgtgcagtgtacatttctcAACAGTGTGATTCAATAAAATGTGTTTGTTGATTATACCAACCAGGTGTGAGGATaccttggcatggattgaacaacCACACACTACTTCTAAAGGAGAAAGTCGAAGACCTTTGCTGGTGCAAAAGCATGTGGAAGACATCATGTATGGACCGACCAATGATGATGTGTACAAGCTTTCCCACATGTTCCCTTGCCACTTACCAGCCAGACCCGGAGGTTTCTGATCTTGTTGTtgtgaagagatttctcagtTAATTGAGGCAGCTGCAAAATCGACATTGAAATCCACACCgagtggatatccagtttgggagagcactcagattcctgCCAATGCACGAAGTAGTTGCAGgattacggttttgaatttctcatcTCTCCTATCCTTGTCGATACTTAAGCTACTTTATGAATTAATAACATCTCGTACAACACTCTTCGACCAAACACGTTGATCTCGTATCACACGTGatcgtttcaatatgaaactcgtcaatgttgtttaGGTCCACACCGATTACCAATGTGCCAACTCATTTTTACAAAATTTgataaatcatttctgattaaaattaattttggtaaacgacattgaggtaaaacatgaaTTAATCCATATAgggaaatcgtttttgtgaatatttttcttgagaaaatctaaaaagatgtttttaaaagtttaaatttacttttttaattttaaggggagtaaatccaaatcagaaaaatacaaaaacaatagaaaatcaaaaatgagtttcctggtgagcaaaagagaaaatgatagtacattagtggtcCGTTGAAACCTCTttaaacttaaaatgaaaaacgataagcagctctatatacgATGTATCGGTaagctcacaatcattttaaagtgtgcagggtgatataaacctaaatcgactgaagactgtGTGgtaaccgctcattggcatatggtcttggtaccgaaatctcgtttgatagattgccgagctTCCGAGATATGTGGTTTTTATGTTGTTTATCAtttgggtatcatggttgtttcttttaccgaaaacaaCGGGGACACAAATCTAgaacttccatgataccatacatacgtgtaaatatcatacaaacatgtatataatacatgatgcatacgaccatcaataagtgataaaaatattaAATTCACCCCCGAATAAGTGATTCTAAATCACATTTATCTTCcgagagtcaagttcgtctctttgtcggtacgatagtactaacctgttcacggacttgctcttgtgccctacatgcatcgaatatcaagttcctcattaataagtgatttaatcacatagggcttgtattcatccaaaaaataagtgagtatctcataATCTATATgttcaaacagatgataaatggtatactcaccagtaagatgaaccctcgtgcataccttgatatgggaatgtgtcgtgtgtggatgaacaccggtcggtaagtatgaACCATACCTTAATCGTATCCCCTAACCGTGAGTACATctgattgttgagtttaagtggacaacaataccgataatcattataggatgcttatctaaatgttaactaactgaacaacaagagtgttttggcatgaccctGCACTGATATGTTTCCCTTACCCTCGAAACtagcaaaaagaatgtctgtaaatatttatttactactttccgtctttacatttgaaacattcaaaaataccaaaaagattttaggtgtgttttaatataaactttataaaaacgAAAAAGATTATATTTCTAATTTATTGTTGATTGCCCggtgttggatctcgagtctatCCTACCTAGAATCCTGATTGTAAGCAGAAAAACAATTGAATCTTCAAAAATGGTCAAAGTTAACAGTTTTGAAAGTTATAATTTAAAATTAATCGATTTTTAatctttcaaactgttgtcggttGGCTGTTGATTGAGAGTTGGTCACATGTGTGTTATTCGTTTATATTgactatattccaagcggttgttctcattacgcgtttagccCTGTTGTGTGTGCAGATATAGCACTCGAACTAGCTAAATGCGAAGAGAACGtattcgatgacaagctttggaatgaagacacaacATTGACGAAATCAGAAGatcaagatgatcgagttgcagctgaccactcatcaacaccacaaggatctaaagaTTTGAAGATCAAAGTCTCGCGAGCAATGTATAAGGGGGAGTTTGCTGATACACTCCCTGTTTGTAACAAGCAAAGACTTTGAAGATCCGACAATGTGAAGaacgaaccatcacgagtagcatccaatggggagtttgttgatgcatatttgtggatgcgactcggttcggttcgacaaCGTTATGAAGTAAAGACCGAGGTcaagatatcctcctatcttgaCCCGGTACGACGTTTATTACGTATTAGATGTAAAACAGTTGTGCATGTGCATTTGTTGGTTGTTTGTGTTACAAGTCTTGTTGTTTATATAACATTCTTCAAGTCTGTATGTCTGCAGCTATACCCACGAAAGACCATGGCAATATGAGTGTTCACAAAGAACATGTGCCTGCGAAGAACATCATTCGTCCTTCATGGTTCGCTGATTGTTCCTCACGAAAGACCATCATCTTTCGTGGTTTGAGTTCTTCATGGGTATGTCAACGAACAACCCACAATGTTTCGTGGGTTTGATGTCTTTCGTGGGTCAATTTACTGGGCCCGAGGTATTTCGTAAGGTGCATGTGGCCTAGTTCCTTTTTCGTATAGTTGCAGATGACTTTGGCTATAAAAGGACTTGTTTGACACAGTTAGTGACAAGAGAGCACAGAGAGTCTATCCAAACattgtgtgtatgtgtttgtACTTGTTCTCTTCAGATTAATCAAGATAGTTAATCTTTGGTTACTTGTTTTGTTATACTTTTCTTTGGTTGCATTTTtacgtggattccgcactcgtaaGTGTGTACAAGGAAGTAGGTTTCTTGATCCTCCAAGTGGACCTACACTTATAGGTAAGAgatatataaataatatttaaatctaAAAGATATTAATTGAATTAGAAGAAAAAAAGGACGGGAAAACAATTCTGAGGATGCATAGTAATACGACAtgtgtccccccccccccctaagaAAACTTATTTATAGTTATGGCTTGTCATTTATCAGTTgggaaatatataaataatatttaaacctcaagaatacgtaaaataaaaaataaaatttatctaTAATTATGGCTTATTACTTATCAGTTaggaaataaataaatataatttaaagctAAAAGGTATTAACTAAATTAGAGAAAAAAAGAACGGGAAAGCAATTCTGATATGCATAGTAACACAATATGTGTTCCCTAtaggtttactttattatatagtatagaagaTTGTAAACCGAGTTATTATTGATGGTATATAATGTAAAAATATAGTAGCAGTAAATACCTTATGGAAACCTAGAATTACACATAAATCTTCCTTTTTCACATCATTATGTCCTGGCGTCGCCGCCACAATCACCAGAGCTCACCACGGTCACAAACATCAATGGTCACAGTACTACCTCTACCTCTGATATGATTTTCATTAGAGCATGCAACGCTCCTTTCCCACATATTGTTTGCGGATTGAACCATTCGGATTAAATCACATCGCTTACATCACTATTCAGATTCATCACATCACTCAGCCGCCACCTTGAATTTAGATTAAATTTCTGAATTTTTCGGATACCATAGTTTTTCAGATACTACGGCTACTTCTATACCATTGGTTTTCGAATAGCCCTACTTTTTCGGATACCATAGATTTTTAGATATCGCAGTTGTTTTTATACCATACTTTTTGTATACGCTACCGTTTTCGCATTGCCAAGGTTTTCTTGTCTAGATTTTTCTTATCATCCTTCTTTTTCATACAAAGCCTTGTTAATTACAATGGCAAATATTACTGTTTTTACCTCAACATAATAGGCATCACATAACTCCAACAAGTTTGTCTTTACACTATCTTCAACCAATTATGATTATTGGAAGACCATGATTGAGCCGTTCCTAATCACAAACAACCTCTTTGGTTAAATTGAAGGCTCAGTTTCATGTCTTCAACAATACTTAGCAATTGGGTCTGATGGTGCTTCTACCTAAGTAGTTATTACGGTAAAATATCaaatatcggtcaaggaccgatattcgAGGTATCGATTATCATGGTGGGATAtcagtaattttaatatcatgctaaatttatatatatagcaatttaacactaataatTCAGTATAGTCttctaccattaacaaattaatcTTTTGCAACTTGTGAAACattaacaattgtagcaagtagaaactaaataaaacttaaactactaacatttaacagtaataacaaacaattaagacttaaaacacgaATAACAGGAATAAGAAGAGAGACAAATGGTAGAAATAAGAAGAAATGTACTGATCAGTGATATATTGGTCAATCGGTCAATATTGCCGATAATATCAATACTGATATTCTACCGATATTTTGCACCGATATCTCGATAGGgaaccgataaccgatatattattgatatatcgggatattaactacatTGGCTGCCACAACCACTATCAATCCTAATGTTCTTACCTGAAAGCCAATGATGCCCATGTACGTATGTTTGTAATTTCTATAGTATGTAAAGCCCTATTTTCTCATATTTACTGATTATACTTTAAATAATATATGCCTTTAACTCATTTGTTTTTCATGTATTCGATTTTATAGTTTTTATTAATGTAAAACATGTGTCGATATCCTATGAGGCATATCTCGACTCTATTTTTTATTATTGCTATATTAAGTGTCGGTACCGTAGTAGATCGGTGTGAACAATGAACTCTTTGTTTGTTTCAGTTCACAACTATATATGTTTTCGCCTATTGATTTTGAACTATTTTAATAATTTCTGTTcgttaactttttttttacatttttagaTACACAACTTTTTTCCAATATAAGTATTATTGAAAAAGAGTTGTATTTAAATTTTGTATGGTAAAATATACCAAGTACAGATATTATAACAAACTGAAGCGATACTTATCAAAACCAAATTCTCACCAAACTACGATAGGAATTTcactatttttatttaatatggACAAAAGAAGGGAAACTTCAAGGCAAATCACCGAGTAGACTAGGGAGTTGTCTTTGCTTGTCCCTTTCTAGTTCAGCaacaaaacaatatttaatttCTTGTTGTTGATTGGATTTCATCTCTGTTTCCAGTTATATTTAAAGTGTGGATATCATATTTCTATACTACATGTTTTAAGTTACAAGTTTCTAGGTGTTTGGACATGTTTCTAAAGTAAATAGTTGACTAAGCAAAGTACAAGAGAATGTTTGAAATACATCCAACAAAAATTCTTCTTTCAATAACTAATATCCTTATATTTATCTTTTCatattggtccctgaggtttggttacttttgccattttagtccaaatctcaaactttttaaatctgggtccctgtggtttcacttttattgccattttattCCAAAAATCAAATTACCTCTTATTTGACTATTAAAAGCTGCTATTTTGTCTTTATCTTCAGGGACAAAATTGTCCATCCCattttattataacatattaCTCTCTCCGTCCCATTAGAAGTGTCctgttttgaattttcaaagtctttatttataaactttgaccttaaataattttgtttgtcttagataatacttgatgaaagttatatgatttgagtgtgttttacaagtgtttttatcgggttaattttcatcaagttttatataacacaaaaaatatataattaaagtcaaagtttataaataaagactttaaaattcaaaatatgacacttttaatgggacggaggcAGTAATAATTAAATTAATGAATAACTTCATCTTCCCCAATCCTCATTCATCTTCTTTCCATAGATTATTTACCTACCACATTATCTGACCCAAAAGAAACTACCCAAGTGGATTTGATCTCCTCTTTCAAATATAAAATTAACCAAAAGGGTTCAAATACAATAAGCTTTCACACCAGTCTTGTTGTTCATCTGCTTCAATAATACAACCAACATTTCCTCCGCTTTCTCTCTCCTCCGTCGCGCTGCCGGAGAGAGATAATATAATCTTCCAAATTCTCATAATAATACAAACAATGAGATGATCGAGGAGGCTAATTAATTGTTAAAAGACCCACCACGATCTTGAACTCTCTTTCAAGTTTCAACAACACATAGAGAGAGAGAATTTATGAGCCCTAGATCTCTTCATTCTATGCACAGGTAACAACATAACATCcctctttttctttttattttggcTTTCTTAATTACTTCTGATTCTGTTTTAGGGTTTAGACTGAACTAAAAAATGTTAAATTGATGCAGAAAGAGATTTTGTTATATTTTCAACTTGTTGTTAGCTCTGTGAATGGAGAATGGTTATGCACTTCTGCTGCTAGTGCTTTTGGCTGTAGGCATGTTGTATATTTGTAATTACTTGTGTTTGTTTGTTCTGTATGGTTAAACAAATTTTAATCCAGTTTCTATCAACAACACTGTATACTTGTGGTTGGTTATTATAATGTGTTTATTCTTGTAGTTAATCTATAATGACTTGTGTTTGTTTAGTATGAGGGTTGGGGAAGATGAAGTTCTGTGTAAATTTATTAGGGAGGAGGGTAAGTGAATTAATTACttattaatttaattattaatatgttataataaaatGAGATAGACAATTTTGCCCCTAAAGATAAAGATAAAATAGCCAGCTTTTAATAGTCAAATAAGAGCTAATTtgatttttggactaaaatgacagtAAAAGTGAAAACACAGGGActcagatttaaaaagtttgagatttggactaaaatggcaaaagtgaccaaaccacagggaccgaaatggcagtttactcaataatgataaaattattaaaatttaaatatatTCTCTTATTAAATAATGataattataaaaatttaaaTACTTATTGTGCGTAAATTAGTTTCATATATTGAGCAACTCATTATCATATACCATATCAAAGGATAAAGTAAGTCAGGATAATCTTGTCCACAACCTATAATGGCCTAATCTGTTGGAAACAACCAAGAAATTTCTTTTAATTTTCCACGTCAAAACACCATTCATTCAAAGTAATTCTCACCACGTTCAAAGCACCAACTTCTCCATTGGCAGCTGACCAAACACACACACTTATTATAAAAGCCACTCCATTCTCATATTCTTCAAACAAATAGCTTTCTCTTACAGTCTTACTTCACTAAAATTCCTATTCTTCACTTTGATAATATTTCATTTCACCAAAAATATCATCTTTAAACCATAAACATGACTTTCATGATACCTGAATTCATCCATTACTTCTTCTCCCAAATAATATTCAACATGATCATGTACACCCAAATAGGGTTTTTCTTGGATGATTCCAATATTCAAGTTGAAAAGAAGCACCAACAACCCAAATTGTCAAAAAGATCACCTTCATTTAAATACAGAAGCATGCAAGAACATGAAGTTAAGATGGTGATGGGGAATTTGGGGATTTTTTGCAATTCCAAAGGTGAGAACTTCCCAAAAACTTTAAGTTCGGATGATCTTTTTAACATGTTTGAACAAGAACAACCGAGACTGGATGAAGTGAAGGAAGCTTTTGATGTGTTTGATGAGAATAAAGATGGGTATATTGATGCAAGAGAGTTGAAGAGAGTTCTTTCTGCTTTGGGATTGACTGGAAAAGTAAACATGGATGACTGCAAGAAGATGATTAGAGTGTTTGATTATGACAATGATGGTAGAATAGATTTTGATGAGTTTGTGAAATTTATGGAAGGCACGTTCTGTTGAATTAAATTCGTCCTGTTCGGTACATTTTTTTGATAAAGGGCGAAATAAAAAGGTTaaacgaatatatatatattctggCATTACTATATATAGAATGAGTATGTCGGTTCATTTTATGAAGACACAACTAAAGAGATATGACAAACCCTCTAACTTCAAAAAACTGAGAACTGTGATCGACTCAAAAACGCTTTTCAAATATTAGATAGTGGTACTCTCTAATTATTCCTGCCActgctttcttttcttcttttcaaagCCATCTCAAGCAGTAAAAGTTTATGCTCTTGTATCCTAGAAGACAAGTGAGTTCTCTTAGAAAATTCAAAATCTACTAATACACAAACTCTAACTGTTCTACTTTGTTTAATTGTTGTAGTCAAATTCGCTGTCGAAGAACTACTCGTTGAAGAATCCGGTTTAGATAGTCTATGTTTAAGATTTATTTTATACTTCTGTTAATTTGTTTATACACAAAATTTTACTAGAATTTTCTATACAAATTAAGAGTCTTGAATAGTTACTTTTTTATTTCAAAAAGGTTTATTTTTCCTATTTAGGCGAATTGACTATAAACTTGTATGGCTGCCAACTTTGTAATGACGTTCACACATATAAAATGAAAATTATCTTGACCCTTGACGTATGGTTTAAGTATATTGGTAACTGTTGACCCATCTTTTGAGTTTTGACCATGACCAAGACTCCTTCAATTATAAATACTTTCTTGTCCAGACTAACGTCCCCATTATACTTACTATTAtaagaggaagaaggagagaTCAAACAAACAATTGATAACTAATATTGTAAAATGAtttatagttattattattatttttattgaaAGGCGGCTTCTTATTAAAACAACCACCTCGCAATACACTAGAAggaaaaaacaaacaacagaaCAAAGGAGGCaacaaaacatcaaaaacaattACAAGAAATTGAAACTATGCCACCGAGACTCGTCTAAATCCACCAACTTGGCTCGATATTTAA encodes the following:
- the LOC110911070 gene encoding probable calcium-binding protein CML46, whose protein sequence is MTFMIPEFIHYFFSQIIFNMIMYTQIGFFLDDSNIQVEKKHQQPKLSKRSPSFKYRSMQEHEVKMVMGNLGIFCNSKGENFPKTLSSDDLFNMFEQEQPRLDEVKEAFDVFDENKDGYIDARELKRVLSALGLTGKVNMDDCKKMIRVFDYDNDGRIDFDEFVKFMEGTFC